From the genome of Gracilinanus agilis isolate LMUSP501 chromosome 2, AgileGrace, whole genome shotgun sequence, one region includes:
- the LOC123233646 gene encoding myotrophin-like, with amino-acid sequence MCDKEFMWALKNGDLDEMKDYVAKGEDVNQTLEGGRKPLHYIADCGQLEILEFLLLKGADINAPDKHHITPLLSAVYEGHVSCVKLLLSKGTDKTVKGPDGLTAFEATDNRQSKLFFSDGWMD; translated from the coding sequence ATGTGCGACAAGGAATTCATGTGGGCTTTGAAAAATGGAGACCTGGATGAGATGAAAGACTATGTGGCCAAGGGTGAAGATGTTAACCAGACACTAGAAGGTGGTAGGAAGCCTCTTCATTATATAGCAGATTGTGGGCAGCTTGAAATCCTGGAATTTCTGCTACTGAAAGGAGCTGATATTAATGCTCCAGATAAACATCATATCACCCCTCTTCTGTCTGCAGTATATGAAGGTCATGTTTCTTGTGTGAAACTGCTTCTATCAAAGGGTACTGATAAAACTGTGAAAGGGCCAGATGGACTAACTGCCTTTGAAGCCACTGACAACAGGCAATCAAAGCTCTTCTTCAGTGATGGCTGGATGGACTGA